The window CTGTCAGCGAGATCTACGTCGGCGACGACGGCAAGGTCGTGCAGTGTGAGATTTCCGACCCGCAGGGAAATTTCCTCGACAACATCTCCGCCGAGCAAATTTCCATCTTCGGCAAGCAGGTCACGGTCATCGACAGCGGCAGCGTAACAGCGACCGCATCTCCTGCCATGCCCGCAACCGAAGCTCCTGCAGCTCCCGCCTTTGAAGCTGCCCCGACATTCGCCGAAACGCCCGCCGCTGAGCCATCTGCCGAGTCTGTTCCCGAGCCTGCGCCCGAGACGCCTGCAGTTCCTGATATGTCCACGACAGAGCCGACGGAAGAGCCGACGCCGAAATCCGTCGCCGAACCCGCTGCCGAGACGCCCGCCGAAGCTCCTGCACCAGAGCCGGCAGCTGCGCCTGAAACCGCGGAAGACCCTGCGGAAAAGGCAGCCGCCAAGGCGACCGAGGACAGGCATCGCCGCTTCCTGCTCAACAAGAAGGCATCGCGCCGCATCACGACCGACACAGGCGTCGTCATCGTCGAAGCCGGCGGCGACATCACCGAAGAGGTTCTCCAGAAAGCGAAGCTCGCCAACAAAATCATCGAGCTTTCGATGAACGTGCAGTAAGAAGGCAAAGAAAATCCCCCGACACGGCAAAATGCCGCTTCGGGGGATTTCTTGTTTACCATGAAGTCCCAAGAGGTCAAGCCGTACGACCACATTCTTATAACGGCTATCGTACACCATTCGAAGCGAGGTATTCGACATAAGTTGATTGGACACTCGTGTTACAAGAACGCTTGACCACAACAGAAAGGGGCGGCAGCACTTTTTGCTGTCGCCCCTTGATTACCCACCAGCAAAGATAGACGGGGCTGTCAACGGTGGGCGCAGTCCATTCACTCGCCGTTGACCGGCTCGGCTGGATTTGCTAAATCATTTTTTTCAAAAGTGTTTCTACTTCTTTTGATTTCAACACCTTTCCCATAGAAGCAACCTGCTCATTTACAACAAGAGCTGGCATACTCATTACTCCATACTGCATGATTTTTTCCATGGCTGTAACATATTCAATCTCAATAGCAAGTCCCATTGAATGAACCGCTTCCTGAGTTGCTTCTAACAGTGCACGACAGCTTTTGCAACCAGAACCTAAAACCTTAATACAGCAAATTCCGTCCACTTTTTTTCCGTAACACTCTTTTTCCAGCTTGATTTCTGGTGCCTCGCTTGTCGGGCAGCCGGCATTACAAGCACACGCAGGCGTTTTTTCTTCTTTGTTTTTTCTGTTAAATAATGACATAATGAATACCTCCATTTATTTTTCGCTTTCAAAGCGTTTTTTCAAAACCTCATAATGATTTCGATTGCTTTTATCCCCACCATTATCTGGGAACAAGCAATAAGGCAAACTATCCGTTGTACGGTGCTTTATGACGCAAGCACAACACCGCCCATGATTTTGGCACGATATTTTAGGACAAATACATTCTTTTACATTTTCGCAGTGTATTTTTCTAACTCATTTCAAATTAGTATTGGCTGAATGGCGTTAAAGAGATAGCCAACCAGTATAATTCCGACCGTACAGATTGCGATAAAAATCCATAAAAGTTTAGGTTTTACAGCTTTACGAAGCATAATCATTGAAGGCAGGGACAAAGTGGTAACGCCCATCATAAAAGATAAAACAACGCCCAACAATGCTCCCTTTGCCAGTAGTGCTTCTGCAATCGGAATTGTTCCAAAAATATCTGCATACATGGGTACTCCGGCAATAGTTGCGATAATTACACCAAATGGGTTATTAGCTCCGAGTATCTTAACAATGATTTCTTCTGGTATCCAGTTATGAATAATAGCCCCGATACCTACACCGATCAAGACATAAGGTGCAACCTTTTTCGCAGTAGATACATCCTGTTCCCATGCAAAATGAAGTCTATCCTTAAAGTGCAATTCTTCCTGCGGAATATCAACGGATTTTCCATTTTTAATGTATTCCTCTACTTCATTTTCAAGGTGTAGTTTTTCGATTAAACTCCCTCCTGCAACAGCAATTATAAGTCCGAGCAGAACATACACGATTGCCACTTTCCAGCCAAATATGCTCATAAGGAGTACAAGAGAGCCGAGGTCTACCATAGGAGAAGAAATTAAAAAAGAAAACGTAACACCCAGCGGCAGCCCGGCACTGGTAAAACCGATAAATATTGGAATGGACGAACAAGAACAAAACGGCGTAACTGTTCCCAAAAGGGCAGCTATCATATTTGCCCCTATTCCTCGAAATCTCCCTAATATCTTTTTGGTTCTCTCCGGCGGGAAATAACTTTGAATATACGAAATTATCAAAATCAAAACGCCCAGCAATAGCATAATTTTTATGGTGTCGTAGATGAAAAACTGAACGCTTCCCCCTAACCGAGTTTCAGTAGATAGACCACACGCTTCTAACAGATTTCCTATCAGTTGGTTTAGCCATTTCATACCGAGGATTTCATTCTGAAAGAAATCCCAAACACTTTTTAGTTCCTGCATATCCTAATCTCTCCTTCTTATAAATCAAGAATTTTCGATTTGATATTCCTAAAAAAAGCCGTTGCCATATTGGAACGGCTTTTAGGTGTTTGAACACTTATTACAACTCATATTTATTTCGTCAATAGCAATCGTATCTTTCAATAAAGACAGTACCTTTTCACTGCCTTGCTTGCTGATTTGGTAATGTGTCCATTTACCGTCCTCACGACCTGTCACAATACCTGCTTCACATAGGATTTTCATGTGATAGGAAAGCGAAGATTGAGGCATATTCACTTCATCGTTTAAAGTGCAAGTACACTTTTCTCCATTCTGCAAAAGTTCTAAAATGCGTAATCTACGCGCATCACTTAAAGCTTTAAAGATTTTTGCTCTTTCCTCATAAATAGTTGCCATGCTCTCACCTCAAATCCAAATTTCTTGATTTAAGTATATGCTTCAAATCGAAAAAAGTCAATATGAAATTATAGTTTTTCTAAATTTCAATAAACAGATACGGAATAATCGGGGCTGCTGTCTGCAAAATTCTTGTGTGTTACTTTGCCGCACATGAGCATTATAGCACGGGATGTCACTATGGATTTTGTTTTTGTTTAGCTGTTCAACTTCATTTTACAATTAACCCTCAGATAAAAGCATCATTCTTAATAGAATAGGAAAACCGAAGAATTTCGCACACCGGATATCTCTGGCAAATTTTCCCTCGGGTGAAGTTTTGAATAAGGCAACATGTCTCAAAGTGAGACACAGCAGGTTTTCATCTTATACGCAGGTCGTTCCTGCCCAACATTCAACCTCTTCCTGCATCAACGGTACAGAGGAACCCCCTCTCCATAAATGTCGTTTTCATGTTTCCAGAAGGTCGGAATTTTTAGCAACAAAAACCCGAGAGATTACACACACTGAATGCAACCTGTGGCCTTCTCTCGGGCAAAATGTTGAGGAACAAGCGATCTTCTCTTATGCTCCTGTTGACCCTGCCAATCGTTCAACTTCTTCCTGGGGCAACTGTATTGCTTCAGCAATCTGGGAAAGTGTGAGTTTCCCCAAAGCAATTAAAGCCGTCGCCATTCGACGAGCCGATTCCATACGCCCCTCTTCCAATTTCTTCTCTCCGAATTTCTCCATCAATTCGCACATGGTATGTACCCCCTCTGCTTCTGCCTTAAAATAGTCGGCTCTTTCAGCCAGCTCCTTATAATTCATCTTGTTTGGATTCTCGCAGAAAAAATCCTGCATCAATCGCCCGAGCGGCGTATCATCACGATTCGCACCATTGACGTAGAGGATATGCGCCCCATCATCAAACGGTCGCTGAAGCTCCTCTATGATTCGATCCACATGGTAAAGCGGACAACCCGCTCCATAGATGTCGTTTTCTGTAATGAAGATCACCCATGTCTCTGGAAGTTCAGAGAACTCCGCTCCTTTTGCCAGTTCCCGCGAATCCATCATGCTGCTGTTGTAGCGTGCCCGACGCGGAGCGGCACCCTCGTTGGCACGCTGTACCTCGCAGTCATAGAGCTTTCCCTCGCTGTCCTCCGCCAAAACATCAAAACGCACGCCGCAACCATAGAGATTGTCCGCACTCTGCTGCGTAACGACATGCTTGACAACGAGATCCTCGCGGTCAAAGAAGATACGCAGCAGGAGCTACATTCCCTCGACATAGTTGCCAAAACATACGTTGAAAAACGTATCGTCGATCAAGCGGAATTTTTGAATCAGCATATCATATTCCGCAGGAATGTCCTTCTTGCTTATCCTCACCGCGCCTATAGCCTCCTCACCTTATTCTACTATCATAGTATGCACTATGCCAAAGATTGTCAAGGCTGAAAAGAAACGTGCGCCGCCGGGCGCACATCCAAAAAGAGCCGGGCGAAGATGAAATCCATCTTCGCCCGGCTCTTCCTTTTTCACAGCCTATCATTCATCCAGCAGCGGCAGATACGCACCGTAGCCCTGCGCCTCCATCTCTTCTTTCGGCACGAAACGCAGAGAAGCGCTGTTGATGCAGTAGCGGATGCCGCCCAACGCCTTGGGGCCGTCCTCAAAGACGTGCCCGAGGTGAGCGCCGCTCTTGGCTGCCGTGACCTCCGTGCGCACCATGCCGTGCGACGTATCCTCGTGCTCCGCGATGAGAGAGGCGTCGATCGGACGCGAGAAAGCCGGCCAGCCGCAGCCCGAATCATACTTGTGTGTCGAAACGAAGAGCGGCTCCCCCGTCGTCACATCGCAATAGATTCCCGCGCGAAACTCATGATCGTATTCATTCTGAAACGGCGCTTCCGTCGCCTTCTCCTGCGTCACCTTGTACTGCATCGCCGTCAGGCGCTCCTTGAGTTCATCGTCTGACGGCCTCGCATAAGACTTCTCCTTCTGCCCTTCCTTCGCCGCTTCGCTCTTCCCGCGCATGTCGGCCATCAACGAAAGCGGGATATGGCAGTAGCCGTCCGGATGCTTTTCCAGATACTTTTGATGCTCCTCTTCTGCGCGGTAAAAGTTCACGATAGGCCCCGTCTCTATGGCGACAGGCTTTTTCAGCCTCTCCTCCAGGCGACGTAGCGAATCGCCGATCACAGCGACTTCCCCGTGCGCCCTGCCGCTCTTTGCCACATAGTAAATGCCCGAACGATACTGCTCGCCGACATCGTTTCCCTGGCGGTTCTTCGCCGTCGGGTCGATGGACTCGTAAAACAGTTCCAACAGCTTTTCGAGCGGCAGAACCTTCGGATCGTAGACGACATGCACGGCTTCGGCATGGCCGCTGCCCGAGCACACCTCGCGATACGACGGACGCGCCGTGCGCCCGTTCGCGTAGCCGCTCTCCGCCGATATGACGCCGGGTGCAAGGCTCAAGTAATGCTCCGTGCCCCAGAAGCAGCCGCCCGCGAGGTAAATCTCCGCCTCGCCCTCTTGCGGCGCGTTCTTCTGCACGATTTCCTCAGGCATCTCAGCCATCGATGCGGGCGCCGCCCCGCAGCCGCCCAGACAAAATGCAAGCCCCAAGGCGCAGATGATGCGTAAGGATGGAATTTTCATAGGTACCTCCCTCTAGGTCATGAAATGCACTTTCTTTTCTCCACTATACCACAGAAAACGAAAGATATGATAATAAGAGAATAAAAATTATTTAAGAATAATCCTGCTCTCTTGTACCTCCGTATCTTTCCTTGCATAAACAAGAAAAGGAGCGTACAATAGGGATGTGCCTTTCAAAAACGCAGGCAAACACATGCGCGAAGTCAGGCAGCTGAATTTATCCGGGATTTCTTTATTATAGAGCGAGGCCGTCTTATGAACATCATCGGTCGCTTGCGAAGGCTGTCGCCTTTCCGCATCATCATCTTGAGTTTCCTCGTCCTGATTCTCTGCGGCACAGGACTTCTGATGCTGCCTTGGGCGACGGCAAACGGAGAGGGCGCCTCCCTTGCGGACGCGCTCTTCACCGCCGTTTCCGCCAGCTGCGTGACAGGACTCACCGCCGTGGATACCGCTTCCTACTGGACGCTTTTCGGTCAGCTCGTCATCCTCGCCATGATTCAGATCGGCGGCTTCGGCGTCATTACAATCGCGGTTTCTCTCGCCGCTCTTTCCGGACAGCGCATCGGGCTCATGCAGCGCAGCCTTTCCAAGGAAGCCGTTTCAGCGCCGCAGCTCGGCGGCATCGTGCCGCTCCTCTACTTCATTCTGCGCTTGACTTTCTTCATCGAATTTCTCGGTGCGCTCTTCCTCGCCCCTTCTTTTTGCCAAAAAGTCGGCCTCGTGCGCGGCATTTACTTCGCCGTCTTTCACTCCATCTCATCCTTCTGCAATGCGGGCTTCGACCTCTTCGGCAATTCCTTGATGGACTTCGCTGCCGACCCCGTCGTAAACATCACGGTCATGCTCCTCATCATCGCCGGCGGCCTCGGCTTCACCACCTGGGCGGACATACGTCTGAACCGCAGAAATTTTCGCGCCTACAGCCTGCAAAGCAAGATCGCCCTCACGATGACGGCAGTCCTCATCCTTATTCCTGCGCTTTTCTTCTTTTTCTTCGAGCTTGATCCCGGCGTTTCCACGGGCGAACACTTCCTGATCTCCCTCTTTCAATCCGTCACGACCCGCACTGCCGGCTACAATACGATCGACATCAAAGACTTCAGCGAGACGGGACGAGCCGCCCTCATCGTCCTGATGCTCATCGGCGGCTCTCCCGGCTCCACAGCGGGCGGCATCAAGACGACGACGGCTTTCACCTTGTTCGCCATCATGATCGCCACCTTTCGGCTCAAGGAGGAGCCGACCTGCTTCTCTCGCCGTCTTTCGCCCGAAACCCAGCGTCACGCCGTCACCATCCTCATGATGTATCTGCTGCTTTTTGCCTCCGGCAGCGTGCTGCTCAACCTCATCGACGACATTCGCCTGATTGACAGTGCTTTTGAGACGGCTTCTGCACTGGGGACCGTCGGTCTTTCCATCGGCGTCACCGAGGATCTTGGCCCGCTTTCCAAATGCGTCATGATGCTTTTGATGTTCTTTGGACGCATCGGCGGCCTCACGGTCATCTTTGCGGCACACGCGCGCGGGCGGCAGGAATCCGGCCGCCGCCCAGAGGAACGAATCACCATCGGATAGGAGGAACATCATGAAATCCATCCTGCTCATCGGCCTCGGCCGCTTCGGCCGCTACATTGCCAAGAAGCTGCACGACATGCAGCATGACGTCCTCGCCGTCGACCACGACGAAGACCGTGTAAATCGCATACTGCCGCTCGTGACGAACGCTCTCATCGCCGACAGCACCAATGCCGACTTTCTGCAGTCCCTCGGCATCCCCAGCTTCGATGTCTGCATCGTCGCCATCGGCGATGACTTTCAAAGCTCCCTCGAAACGACCTCCCTCCTCAAAGAGTTCGGCGCTCGCTATGTCGTGGCGCGCGCTTCGCGTGACACTCACGAGAAATTTCTGCTGCGAAACGGCGCGGATGAAACCGTCTACCCCGAGCGCCAGCTTGCCCTGTGGACGGCCATCCGCTGCGGCTCCAACCACATCCTCGACTACTTCCCGCTCAGCGACGAATACGCCATCTACGAAGTGCCCGTGCCCAAAGCATGGGAAGGGAAAAGCATCATCGAGCTTGATATCCGCCGCCGTCATCACCTGAACATCCTCGGCATCAAAGCAGGCGACCGCATCGACCTCAATATCTCCGCCCAAACCATCCTCGCCGCCAATGCCGCTGTCCTTGTCGCAGGCAGGCAGGAAGACGTCGACCGCGCGCTTCGGAAGAATGATTGATTGTTCCGCACAGAAAACCTTGCCGAATATCACGCCCCCGCTCCTTTGACCCGCTTTTAACGCTTGCATATTCGCGCTTCTTCTGCTAGAATATACACATTGCCTGCGGTCGTAGCTCAGCTGGATAGAGCATCTGCCTCCTAAGCAGGGGGTCGCGCGTTCGAATCGCGCCGATCGCACCATGAAAATAAAGCCTGCACCTCTTCGGAGGGCAGGCTTTTTTGCTGCATATTGATCTGCTGCACACTCAGAGAAGCGGCGCCTTTTTCCTCGCTGCGTTGAGAAGGTCGCGGCAGCGTATGCCTTCCTCCGGTGAATAGGCGAGCGTGATGCGGCACTTCATGCCGTACTTTCCATATTCTGCATTTCCCGGGCGGAAAATCGCTTCGATGCCCTTGACGTTCAGTTCCAAAAGCGGCTTGCTCGTCACATCGCGCACAAAGACGGCGAACGCGCCATCGCCAAGATGCGCAAGCACATCGCCCGAGCGGAACTTACCGCCGATGGAGTTGCAAAGCCTCACGAGAAGCGTTTCCGCGCCGCGCTTTCCCAGACGCTTTTCCAAATCCCCATAGCAATCCAAACGCACGAGGACGAGTGCATTGACATCCTTCTTTCCTTCACCTGCAAGGAAACGGTCGGCTTCCTTGAGCAAGCCGTTCTCGTTGGCAACGCCCGTAACGGAATCAAGTTCGGAGCGGAAGCGTCCACCTTCCTTCGCCGCATCATGCAGGCGGTCTGTGCGCCACATGACGCCGCGCACGGTGCCCAAGTGTCCGTATTCATCGTTCTCCTGCTCGATGACAAACTTGTACCACGAGTACTTGCCCGTCGGGGGATTCCCCATGTCGAGCAGGAAACTGTCGCGTTCCGTATTCTGGCCCGAGAAGAAGGCGATCATCTGCTCGAGGAAATCCGGATGTACCATCAGACGCCGCTCGGCGTTCATCGTGCGGCGAAAACCCACGATCTCACGCGCCTGCATACCGCCGCGCACCAAGCGAAAGGACATCGTATCCGTCTTCAATTCGTAGCTGAACAAGATAGCACCGAGCTTTTGCAAGAGAAGCTTGACGCATTGATTTTGATAGTGTGTTTCGGGAATATCCGCCTTATACTGCCACATTGCCTATACCCCCTCTTGGCAATCCCTTACTAACCAAAGCAAGGCTTTCCGAAAAACATATCATGGGATATGAACCCACTTCATTACTTATTTCGTTATTTTCACGCTTTTTGTTAAACGATTTCTTCTTGATTGCGATGAAAAAAGCCGCTCCCAACATCAAAACGATGCAGGAGCGGCTTCTTCCTTATTCCTTTTTAAGCGCCGTATCAAGCGTGTGCCACGAAAGCACAGCGCACTTGACACGTGCGGGCATGTGCGAGACGCCTTCAAGCGCAGCGGCCTCGTCGAGTTCTTCGAGTTCTTCCTCCGTCAGCTCTTTGCCTTTGATCATCGAGATGAAGAGATCGGCGAGATGGTGCGCTTCTTCAACGCTCTTGCCCTTGACGAGATCGATCATCATTGAGGTCGAAGCCTGTGAGATGGCGCAGCCAACGCCCGTGAAAGCGGCGTCCTTGATCTTGCCCGCCTCGACGATGAGCTCCAACGTGATCTCGTCGCCGCAC of the Selenomonas sputigena genome contains:
- the msrB gene encoding peptide-methionine (R)-S-oxide reductase MsrB; the protein is MKIPSLRIICALGLAFCLGGCGAAPASMAEMPEEIVQKNAPQEGEAEIYLAGGCFWGTEHYLSLAPGVISAESGYANGRTARPSYREVCSGSGHAEAVHVVYDPKVLPLEKLLELFYESIDPTAKNRQGNDVGEQYRSGIYYVAKSGRAHGEVAVIGDSLRRLEERLKKPVAIETGPIVNFYRAEEEHQKYLEKHPDGYCHIPLSLMADMRGKSEAAKEGQKEKSYARPSDDELKERLTAMQYKVTQEKATEAPFQNEYDHEFRAGIYCDVTTGEPLFVSTHKYDSGCGWPAFSRPIDASLIAEHEDTSHGMVRTEVTAAKSGAHLGHVFEDGPKALGGIRYCINSASLRFVPKEEMEAQGYGAYLPLLDE
- a CDS encoding thioredoxin family protein, coding for MSLFNRKNKEEKTPACACNAGCPTSEAPEIKLEKECYGKKVDGICCIKVLGSGCKSCRALLEATQEAVHSMGLAIEIEYVTAMEKIMQYGVMSMPALVVNEQVASMGKVLKSKEVETLLKKMI
- the sufU gene encoding Fe-S cluster assembly sulfur transfer protein SufU, which produces MSLTDIYTELIAEHSRSTENKHELAGATIKERGHNPSCGDEITLELIVEAGKIKDAAFTGVGCAISQASTSMMIDLVKGKSVEEAHHLADLFISMIKGKELTEEELEELDEAAALEGVSHMPARVKCAVLSWHTLDTALKKE
- a CDS encoding TrkH family potassium uptake protein; amino-acid sequence: MNIIGRLRRLSPFRIIILSFLVLILCGTGLLMLPWATANGEGASLADALFTAVSASCVTGLTAVDTASYWTLFGQLVILAMIQIGGFGVITIAVSLAALSGQRIGLMQRSLSKEAVSAPQLGGIVPLLYFILRLTFFIEFLGALFLAPSFCQKVGLVRGIYFAVFHSISSFCNAGFDLFGNSLMDFAADPVVNITVMLLIIAGGLGFTTWADIRLNRRNFRAYSLQSKIALTMTAVLILIPALFFFFFELDPGVSTGEHFLISLFQSVTTRTAGYNTIDIKDFSETGRAALIVLMLIGGSPGSTAGGIKTTTAFTLFAIMIATFRLKEEPTCFSRRLSPETQRHAVTILMMYLLLFASGSVLLNLIDDIRLIDSAFETASALGTVGLSIGVTEDLGPLSKCVMMLLMFFGRIGGLTVIFAAHARGRQESGRRPEERITIG
- a CDS encoding PRC-barrel domain-containing protein, which encodes MKTSAEILGLPVISITEGRELGMSKTLLIDAKNGAVAAITIEDDDWYRGVKLIPFESVIAVGADAITITNSENILTLEDAVDFENLLDENVRIIGTKAITKAGTIQGSVSEIYVGDDGKVVQCEISDPQGNFLDNISAEQISIFGKQVTVIDSGSVTATASPAMPATEAPAAPAFEAAPTFAETPAAEPSAESVPEPAPETPAVPDMSTTEPTEEPTPKSVAEPAAETPAEAPAPEPAAAPETAEDPAEKAAAKATEDRHRRFLLNKKASRRITTDTGVVIVEAGGDITEEVLQKAKLANKIIELSMNVQ
- a CDS encoding potassium channel family protein; translation: MKSILLIGLGRFGRYIAKKLHDMQHDVLAVDHDEDRVNRILPLVTNALIADSTNADFLQSLGIPSFDVCIVAIGDDFQSSLETTSLLKEFGARYVVARASRDTHEKFLLRNGADETVYPERQLALWTAIRCGSNHILDYFPLSDEYAIYEVPVPKAWEGKSIIELDIRRRHHLNILGIKAGDRIDLNISAQTILAANAAVLVAGRQEDVDRALRKND
- a CDS encoding diguanylate cyclase domain-containing protein, which codes for MWQYKADIPETHYQNQCVKLLLQKLGAILFSYELKTDTMSFRLVRGGMQAREIVGFRRTMNAERRLMVHPDFLEQMIAFFSGQNTERDSFLLDMGNPPTGKYSWYKFVIEQENDEYGHLGTVRGVMWRTDRLHDAAKEGGRFRSELDSVTGVANENGLLKEADRFLAGEGKKDVNALVLVRLDCYGDLEKRLGKRGAETLLVRLCNSIGGKFRSGDVLAHLGDGAFAVFVRDVTSKPLLELNVKGIEAIFRPGNAEYGKYGMKCRITLAYSPEEGIRCRDLLNAARKKAPLL
- a CDS encoding ArsR/SmtB family transcription factor, with the protein product MATIYEERAKIFKALSDARRLRILELLQNGEKCTCTLNDEVNMPQSSLSYHMKILCEAGIVTGREDGKWTHYQISKQGSEKVLSLLKDTIAIDEINMSCNKCSNT
- a CDS encoding permease encodes the protein MQELKSVWDFFQNEILGMKWLNQLIGNLLEACGLSTETRLGGSVQFFIYDTIKIMLLLGVLILIISYIQSYFPPERTKKILGRFRGIGANMIAALLGTVTPFCSCSSIPIFIGFTSAGLPLGVTFSFLISSPMVDLGSLVLLMSIFGWKVAIVYVLLGLIIAVAGGSLIEKLHLENEVEEYIKNGKSVDIPQEELHFKDRLHFAWEQDVSTAKKVAPYVLIGVGIGAIIHNWIPEEIIVKILGANNPFGVIIATIAGVPMYADIFGTIPIAEALLAKGALLGVVLSFMMGVTTLSLPSMIMLRKAVKPKLLWIFIAICTVGIILVGYLFNAIQPILI